The Rhododendron vialii isolate Sample 1 chromosome 8a, ASM3025357v1 genome has a window encoding:
- the LOC131299040 gene encoding probable L-type lectin-domain containing receptor kinase S.5: MGLAVKHPMIAAMLLCFTAVTAQNLKTFTATYGPFNYTYFDIFGPKNSANMSNGVLQLTPNSAYLSGSSGKPLQNQVGRTLLKRPFTLSEPGYSKTSDRVASFNSSFLFSISPLGRNTTPGEGLAFIIAQPFKYWLPSQSFGQYLGLTNPNTDGDPANSLVAIEFDNVKQEFDPDANHVGLNINSIKSTVNASLTPFGIELAPEGEGEARFYNAWVQYDGVSKVIEVYIARQAKLDGETPFKPDTPVLKSNLDLGEVLKYQYSYFGFSASTGNNVQLNSIFRWDLTVESFVEEHPPWEMTPNPPHWQKTLLVVGFSLLVIGVAVTGYYYLYKKRSMAQFKSNILLGALKRLPGTPREFEFKDLKKATNNFDEKNKLGRGGFGVVYRGHLHDENLEVAVKWFSRETMKGEDDFLAELTIINRLRHKHLVRLLGWCYNNGKLLLVYDYMPNGCLDAHLFTKAPDIKPLTWDQRYNIISGVASALNYLHNEYDQKVVHRDLKSSNIMLDSDFNARLGDFGLARTLDKEKTSYSEVEGVAGTLGYIAPECFLTGKATQQSDVYGFGVVLLEIVCGLRTGTRIGEFRFLVDWVWSLHREGRILDAIEERLGDEYVVEEAQKVLVLALACCHPIASERPRTQAIVHIISGLVPVPYVPPFKPVFVWPSMPNLEDDDISSLGSTTETESFPTTHLGSGFTPQSISRELYARDKFKSV; the protein is encoded by the exons ATGGGATTGGCCGTGAAGCACCCTATGATCGCCGCCATGCTCCTCTGTTTCACGGCGGTCACCGCCCAGAACCTCAAGACTTTCACCGCTACATACGGACCGTTCAATTACACCTATTTCGATATATTCGGCCCAAAGAACTCAGCCAACATGTCCAACGGCGTGCTCCAATTGACTCCGAACTCAGCCTACCTGTCGGGCTCGTCGGGCAAGCCCCTCCAAAATCAGGTCGGAAGAACGCTGTTGAAACGACCGTTCACGTTGTCGGAACCAGGTTACAGCAAAACATCCGACAGGGTCGCCTCGTTCAACTCCTCCTTCCTCTTCAGCATCAGCCCGCTGGGCCGTAATACCACCCCGGGGGAAGGGCTGGCCTTCATAATAGCCCAGCCCTTCAAATACTGGCTTCCGTCACAGAGCTTCGGCCAGTATCTGGGCCTGACCAACCCCAACACCGATGGCGACCCTGCAAACAGCCTAGTAGCCATCGAGTTCGACAACGTCAAGCAGGAATTCGATCCGGATGCTAACCACGTGGGACTTAATATAAACAGCATCAAATCTACTGTTAATGCCTCTTTGACCCCATTCGGCATCGAACTTGCTCCAGAGGGCGAGGGCGAGGCCAGGTTTTACAATGCCTGGGTCCAGTACGACGGGGTCAGTAAGGTCATTGAGGTGTACATTGCACGACAAGCCAAGCTTGATGGGGAGACGCCCTTCAAGCCCGATACCCCGGTTTTAAAATCGAATCTCGATTTGGGAGAGGTTTTGAAATATCAGTACTCGTACTTTGGTTTTTCAGCATCCACAGGAAATAATGTGCAGCTCAACTCTATATTTAGATGGGACTTGACGGTGGAGTCCTTTGTGGAGGAACATCCACCGTGGGAAATGACTCCAAATCCTCCTCATTGGCAAAAGACTCTCCTTGTAGTCGGGTTTTCACTGCTTGTGATTGGGGTAGCAGTGACGGGCTACTATTACCTATACAAGAAGCGATCGATGGCACAGTTTAAGTCCAACATATTACTGGGGGCCTTGAAGAGATTGCCAGGAACCCCGAGGGAGTTCGAATTCAAGGATTTGAAGAAGGCGACAAACAACTTTGACGAGAAGAACAAGTTGGGCCGGGGTGGTTTCGGTGTAGTGTACCGAGGCCATCTCCATGATGAAAATCTGGAGGTGGCCGTCAAGTGGTTTTCTAGGGAAACCATGAAGGGTGAGGATGACTTCTTGGCCGAGCTCACCATCATCAATCGTCTCCGTCACAAACATCTTGTCCGATTGCTTG GATGGTGTTACAATAATGGGAAGCTTCTACTTGTATATGACTACATGCCGAATGGTTGTCTCGACGCACACCTATTCACTAAAGCGCCAGACATCAAGCCACTAACTTGGGATCAACGTTACAATATCATCTCCGGGGTGGCCTCGGCATTGAACTACCTCCACAATGAGTACGACCAGAAGGTGGTCCATCGGGACCTCAAGTCTAGTAACATCATGCTAGACTCTGACTTCAACGCCCGGCTAGGGGATTTCGGCCTCGCTCGCACCCTGGACAAGGAGAAGACCTCGTACTCAGAAGTCGAGGGCGTGGCCGGCACACTTGGCTACATTGCGCCTGAATGCTTTTTGACAGGTAAGGCCACCCAACAGTCTGACGTCTACGGGTTCGGTGTAGTCTTGTTGGAAATAGTTTGTGGCTTGCGAACTGGAACAAGGATTGGTGAGTTCCGCTTTTTGGTCGATTGGGTCTGGTCCCTGCACCGAGAAGGCCGTATATTAGATGCCATAGAAGAGCGGCTTGGAGATGAGTATGTTGTTGAGGAAGCTCAGAAAGTGCTCGTTTTGGCTTTGGCATGTTGTCATCCGATAGCAAGCGAAAGGCCTAGAACTCAAGCAATTGTTCATATCATATCCGGTTTAGTTCCGGTGCCTTATGTGCCACCATTCAAAC